From Methylocystis sp. ATCC 49242, one genomic window encodes:
- a CDS encoding SulP family inorganic anion transporter, with translation MSAVTSQNETRRFYLKEDLLASFVVFLVALPLSLGLALVAGYPFEKAAAVGLISGAIGGVVVGFFSGCALQVSGAANGAAVTVAAFASELGFEALGLIVMLAGVIQLAGGALRLGPVFRAVSPALIQGMLAGIGILIFASQFHVMVDDTPPGTGKEFGGVINLWSISDAVLKGFTVDAHRPAALIGLVTIGLIVLWNDRAPRMLKMVPAPLVGVGVATFIAWRFGFDVKYVPAPDRLIDAISFPDTASFARVSEGAIWIAALTLAFVSGAESLLTATAVDAMQRHTPRTRYNKELIAQGVGNFLCGAIGVLPVSGVIVRSSANVMAGARTRLSTMLHGVWILLFITMLPDVLRMIPVASLAAVLVYAGAKLIKLGFLRNLWQQDRAEAGIYAVTLGMVVATDVLTGIAVGVGLALARLLYTFSTLEISVEEDKESGKTEINLRGAATFIRLPQLASALEALSPDAHIQVHLHDLNYIDHACLDLLLNWHQQHQSAGGELTIDWDELHGLFQQKAWGDGNGVARMAAT, from the coding sequence ATGAGCGCCGTAACGTCGCAAAACGAAACGCGACGCTTCTATTTGAAAGAGGACCTTCTCGCCTCGTTCGTCGTCTTTCTCGTCGCGCTGCCCCTCTCGCTCGGTCTGGCGCTCGTCGCTGGCTATCCATTCGAAAAGGCGGCCGCCGTCGGTCTCATCAGCGGCGCCATCGGCGGCGTCGTCGTCGGCTTTTTCTCGGGTTGCGCGCTGCAGGTCAGCGGCGCCGCGAACGGCGCCGCGGTGACGGTGGCGGCGTTCGCGAGTGAGCTGGGATTTGAAGCGCTTGGCCTGATCGTGATGCTGGCCGGCGTTATTCAGCTTGCGGGCGGCGCCTTGCGTCTCGGCCCCGTGTTCCGCGCGGTTTCCCCCGCGCTGATTCAGGGCATGCTCGCGGGCATTGGCATTCTCATTTTCGCCTCGCAGTTTCACGTCATGGTCGACGACACGCCGCCGGGAACCGGAAAAGAATTCGGCGGCGTAATCAATCTTTGGTCGATTTCCGATGCCGTGTTGAAAGGCTTCACCGTGGACGCGCATCGTCCCGCCGCGCTGATCGGTCTGGTGACGATCGGTCTCATCGTTTTGTGGAACGATCGCGCGCCCAGGATGCTGAAGATGGTGCCCGCCCCGCTCGTCGGCGTGGGCGTCGCGACCTTCATCGCCTGGCGTTTCGGTTTCGATGTCAAATATGTCCCGGCGCCGGATCGGCTGATAGACGCGATTTCCTTCCCCGACACCGCCTCCTTCGCCCGCGTGTCGGAGGGCGCGATCTGGATTGCGGCTTTGACTCTCGCCTTCGTTTCCGGCGCGGAATCGCTGCTTACCGCGACCGCCGTCGACGCCATGCAACGGCATACGCCGCGCACGAGATACAACAAGGAGCTGATCGCGCAGGGCGTCGGCAATTTCCTGTGCGGCGCGATCGGCGTTCTGCCCGTGTCGGGCGTCATTGTCCGAAGCTCCGCAAACGTGATGGCCGGCGCCCGGACGCGCCTCTCCACCATGCTGCATGGCGTCTGGATTCTGCTTTTCATAACCATGCTGCCGGACGTGCTGCGCATGATCCCCGTGGCGAGCCTCGCGGCGGTGCTGGTCTATGCGGGCGCGAAGCTGATCAAGCTCGGCTTTCTCCGCAATCTCTGGCAGCAGGATCGCGCCGAGGCGGGCATTTATGCCGTGACGCTCGGCATGGTGGTCGCGACGGACGTGCTTACCGGCATCGCCGTCGGCGTCGGCCTCGCCTTAGCGCGTCTGCTCTATACCTTCTCCACACTTGAAATCAGCGTCGAGGAGGACAAGGAGAGCGGCAAGACGGAGATAAATCTGCGCGGCGCGGCGACCTTCATTCGCCTTCCGCAGCTTGCTTCCGCGCTTGAGGCGCTGAGCCCGGACGCGCATATCCAGGTCCATCTTCATGATCTGAACTACATCGATCACGCCTGTCTCGATCTGCTCCTGAACTGGCATCAGCAGCATCAGTCGGCAGGCGGCGAACTGACCATCGACTGGGACGAACTGCATGGGCTCTTCCAGCAGAAGGCTTGGGGCGATGGCAACGGGGTTGCGCGAATGGCGGCGACCTGA
- the zapE gene encoding cell division protein ZapE produces the protein MTRTESLIDRYDALVVEGALQSDASQRTAVEKLQALVNALAGRGVAGAGLARAVTSIFRRREAPPTRGLYLWGSVGRGKTTLMNLFFEAATVEKKRRTHFHPFMADVHERLHRFRQNAGVCADDPVSCVAQEIARETRLLCFDEFAVHDIADATILARLFSTLFASGVVVVATSNVEPSRLYEGGRNRDLFLPFVALLQDRMDVLRLDAPVDYRAQKGCVGEVYFTPADTRAHAALDALFLSLSGVTHGAPATIEVKRRAIFIPQAAGRVARLGFADICGRALAAGDYLALAQRFDAMLIDDVPIIAPEQRNEARRFIMLVDVLYEARALLALSAAAEPPELYRAAHGAEAREFQRAVSRLTEMRARDYLENCAVRIALMASTCNP, from the coding sequence ATGACGCGAACGGAATCGCTCATCGACCGATATGACGCGCTGGTCGTCGAAGGCGCGCTGCAGAGCGACGCCTCGCAACGGACTGCGGTCGAGAAGCTGCAGGCGCTCGTCAACGCGCTCGCCGGACGCGGCGTCGCCGGCGCAGGATTGGCGCGCGCCGTCACGTCGATTTTCCGCAGGCGCGAGGCGCCGCCGACCCGCGGCCTTTACCTGTGGGGATCGGTCGGGCGCGGCAAGACGACGCTGATGAACCTCTTTTTCGAGGCTGCGACGGTCGAGAAGAAGCGCCGCACGCATTTTCATCCGTTCATGGCGGATGTGCACGAGCGCCTGCATCGCTTCCGGCAGAACGCCGGCGTTTGCGCCGACGATCCGGTGAGCTGCGTCGCGCAGGAGATCGCGCGCGAGACGCGGCTGCTTTGCTTCGACGAATTCGCGGTGCACGACATTGCCGACGCGACCATTCTCGCGCGGCTGTTCTCGACGCTTTTCGCGTCGGGCGTCGTCGTCGTCGCAACCTCCAACGTCGAACCGTCGCGCCTTTACGAAGGCGGCCGCAACCGCGATCTCTTCCTGCCTTTCGTCGCGCTGTTGCAGGACCGCATGGACGTTCTGCGCCTCGATGCGCCGGTCGATTATCGCGCGCAGAAGGGCTGTGTCGGCGAGGTCTATTTCACACCCGCCGATACGCGCGCCCATGCCGCGCTCGACGCTCTGTTCCTGTCGCTGTCAGGCGTTACGCATGGCGCGCCGGCGACGATCGAAGTGAAGCGTCGCGCCATCTTCATTCCGCAGGCGGCGGGCCGCGTCGCCCGTCTCGGCTTCGCAGACATTTGCGGGCGGGCGCTGGCGGCGGGCGACTATCTCGCGCTGGCGCAACGTTTCGACGCGATGCTCATCGACGACGTTCCCATCATCGCGCCGGAGCAGCGCAACGAGGCGCGCCGCTTCATCATGCTCGTCGACGTGCTTTACGAGGCGCGCGCGCTGCTCGCGCTCTCCGCCGCCGCCGAGCCGCCTGAACTCTATCGCGCCGCCCATGGCGCCGAGGCGCGCGAATTCCAGCGCGCCGTCTCGCGCCTCACCGAGATGCGGGCGCGCGACTATCTGGAGAATTGCGCCGTGCGCATCGCGCTCATGGCTTCGACATGCAATCCTTGA
- a CDS encoding GNAT family N-acetyltransferase, with product MIDLVIKFFPATAADEAHIEKLDERAFGPGRYARTAYRLREGVAPDLSLSFVARVGTLLVGANRMTPVLVGSSPALLLGPLTVEPAFRSQGVGEKLVKHSLDAAREAGHGLVLLVGDEDYYSRMGFARVPRGKIVMPGPVDPDRLLYCELRPGALDAASGKMRRA from the coding sequence ATGATCGACCTCGTCATCAAATTCTTCCCCGCCACGGCCGCCGACGAAGCGCATATCGAGAAACTCGACGAGCGCGCCTTCGGTCCCGGCCGCTACGCGCGCACGGCTTACCGGCTGCGCGAGGGCGTCGCGCCCGATCTGTCGCTCTCCTTCGTCGCCCGCGTCGGCACGCTTCTTGTCGGCGCCAATCGCATGACGCCTGTTCTCGTCGGCTCCTCCCCCGCCCTGCTGCTCGGCCCGCTGACGGTGGAGCCGGCCTTCCGCTCGCAGGGCGTGGGCGAGAAGCTCGTCAAACATTCGCTCGACGCCGCCCGCGAGGCAGGGCATGGGCTGGTGCTGCTTGTCGGCGATGAGGATTATTATTCGCGCATGGGCTTCGCCCGTGTTCCGCGCGGCAAGATCGTCATGCCCGGCCCGGTCGATCCCGACCGCCTGCTCTATTGCGAATTGCGCCCCGGCGCGCTCGACGCCGCAAGCGGCAAGATGCGGCGCGCCTGA
- a CDS encoding GNAT family N-acetyltransferase gives MSKTPIRRAGIEDARTIAEIHVAAWRETYAQMMPAETLAGLDVDEWAARWRKSLAAGAGDPAWAVFLALDEEGAAAGFAKCERQTSEKMAPLGYEGEFSSIYLLRRMQRRGAGRRLMAAMAGHLLASGCKSASVWMFRDALHARRFYEALGATPTGVEGVWEIYGLVLPDVAYGWRDIRALAQS, from the coding sequence ATGAGCAAAACGCCCATCCGCCGCGCCGGAATCGAGGATGCGCGGACGATCGCCGAAATCCATGTCGCCGCCTGGCGCGAGACCTATGCGCAGATGATGCCCGCCGAGACCTTGGCCGGCCTCGACGTCGACGAATGGGCGGCGCGCTGGCGCAAGTCGCTGGCCGCGGGGGCGGGCGACCCGGCATGGGCTGTGTTTCTTGCGCTCGACGAGGAGGGCGCGGCGGCGGGCTTCGCGAAATGCGAGCGTCAGACCAGCGAGAAAATGGCGCCGCTCGGCTACGAAGGCGAATTTTCGTCGATCTATCTGTTACGGCGGATGCAGCGTCGCGGGGCGGGGCGGCGCCTGATGGCGGCGATGGCCGGGCATCTGCTCGCGAGCGGATGCAAGAGCGCCAGCGTCTGGATGTTTCGCGACGCGCTCCACGCGAGGCGCTTTTATGAAGCGCTCGGCGCGACGCCGACGGGCGTCGAAGGCGTGTGGGAGATTTACGGGCTGGTTTTGCCGGATGTCGCCTATGGCTGGCGGGATATTCGCGCGCTGGCGCAGTCCTGA
- a CDS encoding NUDIX domain-containing protein: MVTPPPTERPPPSLRARAVSRIITLGALFQRPMTLGVRGLVIDPDNRVLLVRHTYVPGFYLPGGGVESGETMLEALTRELAEEGEIHNVNEPALHGVFLNRRVSPRDHVALYVVRDFHCKGPRTPDREIAEAGFFTLDALPDDTTAATRARLAEVFHGAPVSPYW, encoded by the coding sequence ATGGTGACGCCGCCGCCCACAGAACGACCGCCCCCGTCGCTTCGCGCCCGCGCGGTCTCGCGGATCATAACCCTCGGCGCGCTGTTCCAGCGGCCGATGACGCTCGGCGTTCGCGGGCTGGTGATTGACCCCGACAATCGCGTTCTGCTGGTGCGCCACACCTATGTGCCGGGCTTCTACCTTCCCGGCGGCGGCGTCGAGAGCGGCGAGACCATGCTGGAGGCGCTGACCCGCGAGCTGGCCGAGGAAGGCGAAATCCACAACGTCAACGAGCCGGCGCTGCATGGCGTCTTTCTCAACCGCCGGGTTTCGCCGCGCGATCATGTGGCGCTTTACGTCGTGCGGGATTTTCATTGCAAAGGTCCGCGCACGCCCGACCGGGAGATTGCGGAAGCAGGTTTTTTCACGCTCGACGCCCTGCCCGACGACACGACCGCCGCGACGCGCGCCCGGCTGGCGGAAGTCTTTCACGGCGCGCCGGTCTCGCCCTACTGGTGA
- a CDS encoding metallophosphoesterase, with protein MTFLLAHLSDAHIGPIPRPNLAELLGKRVTGYVNWLYKRAGQHDMGVLSRLVEDMKAQKPDHVLMTGDIVNIGLPAEIALARDWLASLGGPEEVSYTPGNHDAYVADATQLVHEVFAPWTAGETAAAGFPYLRRRGGVALIGLDSGVPTGPFIASGRLGEEQLSALGALLEQTKTEGLARVVFLHHPPHVGGARILRGLDDAAAFEDVIARHGAELVLHGHNHKPSLAHIAGPLAAAPVVGVASASARPGGHYPAAAYNLYSIGREGDRLRINMRQRGLNEAGEIVEMAAVDL; from the coding sequence GTGACCTTTCTTCTCGCCCATCTCTCCGACGCGCATATCGGACCGATTCCACGCCCCAATCTTGCGGAACTGCTCGGCAAGCGCGTCACTGGCTATGTCAACTGGCTCTACAAGCGCGCTGGACAGCACGACATGGGAGTGCTGTCGCGCCTCGTCGAGGACATGAAGGCGCAAAAGCCCGACCATGTGCTGATGACCGGCGACATTGTGAACATCGGCCTTCCAGCCGAGATCGCGCTGGCGAGGGATTGGCTTGCTTCTCTCGGCGGACCCGAGGAGGTGAGCTACACGCCAGGCAATCACGACGCCTATGTCGCCGACGCCACGCAACTCGTGCATGAGGTCTTCGCGCCCTGGACGGCGGGCGAAACGGCGGCGGCCGGCTTTCCCTATTTGCGCCGGCGCGGGGGCGTGGCGCTTATCGGGCTCGACTCTGGCGTGCCGACGGGGCCGTTCATCGCCTCCGGCCGGCTGGGGGAGGAGCAACTGTCGGCGCTTGGGGCGTTGCTGGAACAGACGAAAACCGAAGGGCTCGCGCGCGTGGTGTTCCTGCACCATCCGCCCCATGTCGGCGGCGCGCGCATCCTGCGGGGTCTCGACGACGCGGCGGCCTTCGAGGACGTCATCGCCCGACATGGCGCGGAACTCGTCCTGCACGGCCACAACCACAAGCCGAGCCTTGCGCACATCGCCGGCCCGCTGGCGGCGGCCCCCGTCGTCGGCGTCGCCTCCGCCTCGGCGCGCCCCGGCGGCCACTATCCGGCCGCGGCTTACAACCTCTATTCGATCGGGCGCGAAGGCGACCGCCTGCGGATCAACATGCGCCAGCGCGGGCTGAACGAGGCGGGTGAAATCGTGGAGATGGCGGCGGTCGATCTTTAG
- a CDS encoding GH36-type glycosyl hydrolase domain-containing protein, translated as MATIHGETDTGGALFERILFGLGLAVVAALEASGGYDHALVAGFFAGAAVYLLRPSGEAARQAIDFVVDFLVIASFSVMCDRAGVLWRAPDTLEQLFRFSPVGAGVATIIYISGVVTLRARSRLAVRAALFALPLLFSLLIALGSPPVTQIGGMFLPGIDAPEILKKIIGRTFVLFLLNEAVVVGVPLALGRFLPRQWRPHGILFAAAFLASLTPFVATAVSAFLTPYLPAPFAAFAATVMEALAQGGLWGETYLVTQALAGLLRATPSLSVVVYHDWKVGAEKGAVYGFVYMALLLAVGLVVSFPPAVSLIKLSGPLGAALIGAATYPLVRTIVESTDSTLPFVGRLEEAYLRPSNFARGLVAGAGVGVALMIDLPAMSGWDRFLFGVVVGALAYAGVDAAFDLRALTQRRRQHFRSWRVYSLGAMLGGVVAGSVAWYLDTGQIQTIVGKFFAYVSIDYAADGRPVYAYIVRPLFSKWGATDLGLVDGGVRLLYDESLSGVIQWVFAAPLFSINFFFLSALVQRSLSPLRQLASWEGLEMLVDNAVRVLRWGLWMAPVIYSFLKASPEPAWYNQDGLIRTGVATWMSYILPDNEFRAWSLDIFTALLAYDVLRVLIWFDHMGLRVATLVNFSFVGGDLLDERAARFVGKEQVSRAIPEGIRRFGTWAPLLLPFYIPQGSNWDKAWTGAEQMAQTRPPSYTYLVGGYLLYAGLVALGLVLFLLGRLAQAQKLPLEGVTGAGGVPGSKPLKLTNGLMTSEWFQDSQGAIRIEGVARGGPPIDLTRRPDDHAHPRGRFLFLREESGELWSIGEAPTRCAAHRATLTDAGENCLFFMAERNGFAVEARVSLAPDEAVEITHLRIVNLQQRGRRLTLASLREWVLNETSVEMRDAAYNAIHVGTWYVRSLNAIFAQNRLLKGGARRHADRRLSPEIGFHAIGAGADTKITIVGYEDVKSRFYGMGPVNSPDSLKGLGEPRDPDDEGLLYGFEPCASLRVDIDIGPAGEAELIIVDGWARDMGRATASVARHLGMAPVAPEILDRALSRQRSLIMPPAPKEHRYKFSQDGRSVTLAPGTPRPFAHVIANALGQGAVLTNDGDIFSFNANSRLNSFTPFRMGEGRMAPTGQMIYVYDLARTDAHAPTFVPLRRSDAEHEVTFSPGAAVYRAERDRLELEMTVFVSPTRPIEFKILKIRNKCDHERLLQIVPAMEIVLAETPNESLGAVQSVIDDDLHSIYFLNPRNNFVKGWAFVTTSIPAEFAETSRRRFLGHESRDPCLPYMVEHGHPDAGAPEHERKVAAFCGSIDVPPGGEAIVIVALGQTTTMEEAQKLAAFARDPANARMEFEASARAWDEQLSVLRIKTNRPDVDRLVNDWLPYQLLAARLWGRTGPSQRSGAIGYRDQLQDVLPLVHLAPERARAQILLHARHQYLEGDACKWWHRAPNGGTGLADRTHSSDPHLWLPYVTIRYVNGSGDAGILDAVEPFLEANPVPKGQEGEATVPLTSRDKDTLLGHCARAIDYTLDRFGAHGLPLVGSGDWDDGMHLVGVEGRGESVWLGFFLHGILIDIAPFFEAKGDVDRASRYRDEAAKLRLALDACWRGDRYVRDFADDGSEIAPMSAMTAHWPVLSRAVDAGRGREAIEKALAALGRPNRVLLVTPPYNEHSRPYPGRSAEYPPGVRENGGQYSHGVSWFVDALARLGAQAQAEGDTKAAEELFRQAFETWIAISPISKLATPAEADVYGMPPHQQPADVYEGPGYEGRGGWSWYTGAAARMISAAYAMLGLEFENGELRPRPDAFEPKGDLELESVTYRGKTYSKDGNRKET; from the coding sequence ATGGCGACTATCCATGGCGAAACGGACACTGGCGGCGCGCTTTTCGAAAGAATCCTTTTTGGGCTCGGGCTCGCCGTCGTCGCTGCGCTAGAGGCTTCGGGCGGCTATGATCACGCCCTCGTCGCGGGCTTCTTCGCCGGCGCCGCGGTCTATCTGCTGCGGCCCTCCGGCGAGGCTGCGCGGCAGGCGATCGATTTCGTCGTCGATTTCCTGGTCATCGCGTCCTTCTCCGTGATGTGCGACCGGGCCGGCGTGTTGTGGCGGGCGCCGGACACGCTGGAGCAATTGTTCCGTTTCTCGCCGGTGGGCGCGGGCGTCGCGACGATCATATACATTTCTGGCGTCGTCACGCTTCGCGCGCGGTCGCGGCTGGCGGTCCGCGCGGCGCTGTTCGCGCTCCCGCTGCTTTTCAGCCTGCTGATCGCGTTGGGCTCCCCGCCCGTGACGCAAATCGGCGGCATGTTTCTGCCGGGGATCGACGCGCCGGAAATACTGAAAAAGATCATCGGCCGCACCTTCGTCCTGTTTCTGCTCAACGAGGCGGTCGTCGTCGGCGTGCCGCTGGCGCTCGGGCGCTTCCTGCCGCGGCAGTGGCGACCGCATGGCATCCTCTTCGCGGCGGCCTTTCTGGCGTCGCTCACGCCATTCGTCGCGACGGCGGTTTCCGCCTTCCTCACGCCTTATCTGCCGGCGCCCTTCGCGGCGTTCGCCGCGACCGTGATGGAGGCGCTGGCGCAGGGGGGGCTGTGGGGCGAGACCTATCTCGTGACGCAGGCGCTCGCCGGCCTGTTGCGCGCAACCCCGTCGCTTTCCGTCGTCGTCTACCACGACTGGAAGGTCGGCGCGGAGAAGGGCGCGGTCTACGGCTTCGTTTACATGGCGCTGCTGCTGGCGGTCGGGCTCGTCGTCTCGTTTCCGCCGGCCGTCTCGCTCATCAAATTGTCGGGTCCCCTCGGCGCGGCGCTGATCGGCGCGGCGACCTATCCGCTGGTCCGCACCATCGTCGAGAGCACGGATTCGACATTACCCTTCGTCGGGCGACTGGAGGAGGCCTATCTCCGGCCGTCGAATTTCGCGCGCGGTCTGGTGGCGGGCGCGGGCGTCGGCGTAGCGCTCATGATCGATCTGCCGGCCATGAGCGGATGGGACCGGTTCCTGTTCGGCGTCGTTGTCGGCGCGCTGGCCTACGCCGGCGTCGACGCGGCCTTCGATCTGCGGGCGCTGACACAGCGTCGTCGCCAGCACTTCCGCAGCTGGCGCGTCTACTCGCTCGGCGCGATGCTCGGCGGCGTCGTCGCGGGCAGCGTCGCCTGGTATCTGGACACGGGCCAGATCCAGACGATCGTCGGCAAATTCTTCGCCTATGTTTCGATCGATTACGCCGCGGACGGGCGGCCGGTCTACGCCTACATCGTGCGCCCGCTGTTCTCGAAATGGGGCGCGACGGATCTTGGCCTCGTCGATGGCGGGGTGCGGCTGCTCTATGACGAGTCGCTTTCGGGCGTCATCCAGTGGGTGTTCGCGGCGCCGCTCTTCTCGATCAATTTCTTCTTCCTCAGCGCCCTCGTGCAGCGCAGCCTCTCGCCGTTGCGCCAGCTCGCGAGCTGGGAAGGGCTTGAGATGCTCGTCGATAACGCGGTGCGCGTGCTGCGCTGGGGCCTGTGGATGGCGCCGGTGATCTACTCGTTCCTCAAGGCGTCGCCGGAGCCGGCCTGGTACAATCAGGATGGGCTGATCCGCACCGGCGTTGCGACCTGGATGAGCTACATCCTTCCGGACAATGAATTCCGCGCGTGGAGCCTCGACATCTTCACCGCGCTGCTCGCCTATGACGTGCTGCGCGTGCTGATCTGGTTCGACCACATGGGCCTGCGCGTTGCGACGCTGGTGAACTTCTCCTTCGTCGGCGGCGATCTCCTCGATGAGCGGGCGGCGCGCTTCGTCGGCAAGGAACAGGTGAGCCGCGCCATTCCCGAGGGCATCCGCCGTTTCGGCACATGGGCGCCTTTGCTCCTGCCCTTCTATATTCCGCAGGGGAGCAACTGGGACAAGGCGTGGACGGGCGCCGAGCAGATGGCGCAGACGCGGCCGCCATCCTACACCTATCTCGTCGGCGGCTATCTCCTTTACGCGGGGCTCGTGGCGCTGGGCCTCGTGCTTTTCCTGCTCGGCCGTCTCGCCCAGGCGCAAAAGCTCCCGCTCGAAGGCGTTACCGGCGCGGGCGGCGTGCCAGGCTCGAAACCTCTGAAGCTCACCAATGGCCTGATGACCAGCGAATGGTTCCAGGACAGTCAGGGCGCCATCCGCATCGAGGGCGTCGCGCGCGGCGGCCCGCCGATCGATCTCACGCGCCGCCCCGACGATCACGCCCATCCGCGCGGACGTTTCCTTTTCCTTCGCGAGGAAAGCGGCGAGTTGTGGTCGATTGGCGAGGCGCCGACGCGCTGCGCCGCTCACCGCGCGACTCTGACGGACGCCGGCGAAAACTGCCTGTTCTTCATGGCCGAGCGGAATGGCTTCGCCGTCGAGGCGCGCGTTTCTCTCGCGCCGGATGAGGCGGTGGAGATCACGCATCTGCGCATCGTCAATCTCCAGCAGCGCGGGCGCAGGTTGACGCTCGCGAGCCTGCGCGAATGGGTGCTGAACGAAACCAGCGTCGAAATGCGCGACGCAGCCTATAACGCCATCCACGTCGGCACATGGTACGTGCGTTCGCTCAATGCGATCTTCGCGCAAAACCGCCTGCTCAAGGGCGGCGCGCGGCGCCATGCGGACAGGCGTCTGTCGCCGGAAATCGGCTTCCACGCCATCGGCGCCGGGGCTGACACGAAAATAACGATCGTCGGCTATGAGGATGTGAAGTCGCGCTTCTACGGCATGGGGCCGGTGAATTCGCCCGACAGCCTGAAAGGTCTCGGCGAGCCGCGCGATCCTGACGACGAAGGGCTGCTCTACGGTTTCGAACCCTGCGCGAGCCTGCGCGTCGACATCGACATCGGCCCGGCCGGCGAAGCGGAGCTCATCATCGTCGACGGCTGGGCGCGCGACATGGGGCGCGCCACCGCCTCCGTCGCGCGTCATCTCGGCATGGCGCCGGTCGCGCCGGAAATTCTTGACAGGGCGCTGTCGCGCCAGCGTTCGCTGATCATGCCGCCGGCGCCGAAAGAGCATCGTTACAAATTCTCGCAGGACGGCCGCAGCGTCACGCTCGCGCCCGGCACGCCTCGGCCCTTCGCGCATGTCATCGCCAATGCGCTGGGGCAGGGGGCGGTGCTCACCAACGACGGCGACATCTTCTCCTTCAACGCCAATTCGCGGCTGAACAGCTTCACGCCGTTCCGCATGGGCGAGGGACGCATGGCCCCGACCGGGCAGATGATCTACGTCTATGATCTGGCCCGCACCGACGCCCATGCGCCGACTTTCGTGCCGCTGCGCCGGAGCGACGCGGAACATGAAGTGACCTTCTCGCCAGGCGCCGCCGTCTATCGCGCCGAGCGCGATCGCCTCGAACTCGAGATGACGGTCTTCGTCAGCCCGACGCGGCCGATCGAGTTCAAGATTCTCAAGATACGCAACAAATGCGATCACGAACGTCTGCTTCAGATCGTGCCGGCCATGGAGATCGTGCTCGCCGAAACGCCGAACGAAAGCCTCGGCGCGGTGCAATCGGTCATCGACGATGATCTGCACTCGATCTACTTCCTCAACCCGCGCAATAATTTCGTGAAAGGCTGGGCTTTCGTGACGACGTCTATCCCGGCGGAATTCGCCGAGACGTCGCGCCGCCGCTTCCTCGGCCACGAGAGCCGCGATCCCTGCCTGCCTTACATGGTCGAGCACGGCCACCCCGACGCCGGCGCGCCGGAGCATGAGCGCAAGGTCGCCGCCTTCTGCGGATCGATCGACGTGCCTCCCGGCGGAGAGGCGATCGTCATCGTGGCGCTCGGCCAGACCACGACGATGGAGGAGGCGCAGAAGCTCGCGGCCTTCGCGCGCGATCCGGCCAATGCGCGCATGGAATTCGAGGCGAGCGCGCGCGCATGGGACGAACAGCTCTCGGTGCTGCGCATCAAGACCAACCGTCCGGACGTCGACCGCCTCGTCAACGACTGGCTTCCCTATCAATTGCTCGCCGCGCGCCTTTGGGGCCGCACGGGTCCGTCCCAGCGCTCCGGGGCCATTGGCTATCGCGACCAGTTGCAGGACGTTTTGCCGCTCGTGCATCTCGCCCCCGAGCGCGCCCGAGCGCAGATATTGTTGCACGCGCGGCACCAGTATCTCGAAGGCGACGCCTGCAAGTGGTGGCATCGGGCGCCGAACGGCGGCACGGGCCTCGCCGACCGCACCCATTCGTCGGACCCGCACCTGTGGCTGCCCTATGTCACGATCCGCTACGTCAACGGTTCGGGCGACGCGGGAATACTCGACGCCGTCGAGCCATTCCTCGAAGCCAATCCGGTGCCGAAGGGGCAGGAGGGCGAGGCCACCGTGCCGCTGACCTCACGCGACAAGGACACGCTGCTCGGCCATTGCGCCCGCGCCATCGACTACACGCTCGACCGCTTCGGCGCGCATGGCCTGCCGCTGGTCGGTTCGGGCGACTGGGACGACGGCATGCATCTTGTCGGCGTGGAAGGGCGCGGCGAGAGCGTGTGGCTCGGCTTCTTCCTGCACGGCATCCTCATCGACATCGCGCCCTTCTTCGAGGCGAAGGGCGATGTCGACCGCGCCTCGCGTTATCGCGATGAGGCCGCGAAGCTGCGCCTCGCCCTCGACGCCTGCTGGCGCGGCGACCGCTATGTGCGCGACTTCGCGGACGACGGTAGCGAGATCGCGCCGATGAGCGCCATGACCGCGCATTGGCCGGTGCTCTCCCGGGCCGTCGACGCCGGGCGCGGGCGCGAGGCGATCGAAAAAGCGTTGGCGGCCCTCGGTCGGCCCAATCGCGTGTTGCTCGTCACGCCGCCCTATAACGAGCATTCAAGGCCATACCCCGGGCGCAGCGCCGAATATCCGCCGGGCGTTCGCGAGAACGGCGGGCAATATTCGCATGGCGTGTCCTGGTTCGTGGACGCGCTGGCGAGGCTCGGGGCGCAGGCGCAGGCCGAAGGCGATACGAAGGCGGCGGAAGAGCTGTTCCGTCAGGCGTTCGAGACCTGGATCGCGATTTCGCCCATCTCGAAGCTCGCGACCCCCGCAGAGGCGGACGTTTATGGCATGCCGCCGCATCAGCAGCCGGCCGACGTCTATGAGGGGCCGGGCTACGAAGGCCGCGGAGGCTGGAGCTGGTACACCGGCGCGGCGGCGCGCATGATCTCCGCCGCCTACGCCATGCTCGGGCTGGAATTCGAGAACGGCGAATTGCGTCCGCGCCCGGACGCTTTCGAGCCGAAAGGCGACCTTGAGCTCGAGAGCGTGACCTATCGCGGCAAGACGTATTCGAAGGATGGGAACAGGAAGGAAACATAG